One segment of Fibrobacter sp. UWB10 DNA contains the following:
- a CDS encoding AAA family ATPase: MDKNNENLMNALVECGAVTLLQKRLLDAIPEFCPDADSHLIDLLALLLCRQGRGDTRIPLDLDRLESRLLNTLENFAVPSNSAYMESLQSAVAKMNGGDYESVVGGGDSEESFFKKPFTLKDNYLYPSKYFYSKLVVEKRVRELFVAHSFDKSDVAKCIERVATFTKDSAGNPVRLEEAQAEAILRGVYENLIITGGPGTGKTTVIFFLLRELYCVHPELLEHPLYLAAPSGKAADRMKESIVSSMNLVCSEELENNFAVYDKIAKAETYTLHRLLGYLPNENKFFHDEDNPFPESAVFVIDESSMVDITLFGAFLKAIPRNAKIFLLGDADQLPPVDAGAVLGDLLGVKLNSTVMLTVSRRFNKNSEIGQLASLENVENRFAFKPISSWNPGDAQNAVQLLATSSEINRAEIDSLLKKWFEQYMLDFATLASQIDPKRECSPQDEESLLRQKVWDICTHSKILSAERQGVIGTDSINQYIEQFVEKQTFEKYRGKKVCKMLMLVKNQKTFRLYNGDMCVLCYDKFGESYVMFKKGNDFVFYPTYLFPKDVFELAYASTVHKAQGSEYDHVLMFLPTRPGHPLLNRQILYTGITRAKQSVTIIATPETFKSACETVIERDTGIEL; encoded by the coding sequence ATGGACAAGAATAACGAAAATTTGATGAATGCGTTAGTCGAATGTGGCGCGGTAACTCTTTTGCAAAAGAGATTGCTTGATGCAATTCCCGAATTTTGCCCCGATGCCGATTCGCATTTGATAGACTTGCTCGCGTTACTCCTTTGTAGGCAAGGCCGCGGCGATACGCGAATCCCGCTTGATTTGGATAGACTGGAATCGCGACTTTTGAATACGCTCGAAAATTTTGCGGTTCCTAGCAATTCCGCTTATATGGAATCGCTTCAAAGTGCGGTCGCGAAAATGAATGGTGGCGACTACGAAAGCGTCGTTGGTGGCGGAGATTCTGAAGAGTCTTTCTTTAAAAAGCCGTTTACGCTGAAGGATAATTATCTTTATCCGTCAAAATATTTCTATTCCAAGCTTGTCGTCGAAAAGAGAGTGCGTGAATTGTTCGTGGCTCACTCATTCGACAAGAGCGATGTTGCCAAGTGCATCGAACGTGTTGCCACATTCACAAAAGATAGCGCCGGAAATCCGGTGCGTCTCGAAGAGGCTCAGGCCGAAGCAATTCTCCGTGGTGTCTATGAAAACCTGATTATTACGGGCGGCCCAGGCACCGGCAAGACGACGGTTATCTTCTTCTTGCTGCGAGAACTTTATTGCGTGCATCCGGAACTTTTGGAACATCCGCTTTATTTGGCGGCTCCGAGCGGCAAGGCCGCTGACCGCATGAAAGAAAGCATCGTGAGCTCCATGAACTTGGTCTGTTCCGAGGAACTTGAAAATAATTTTGCGGTATACGACAAGATCGCGAAGGCAGAAACGTATACGCTTCACCGCCTGTTGGGTTATTTGCCAAACGAAAACAAGTTTTTCCATGACGAAGACAATCCGTTTCCTGAAAGCGCTGTTTTTGTGATTGATGAATCGAGCATGGTCGATATCACGCTTTTCGGTGCGTTCTTGAAAGCGATTCCGCGAAATGCCAAGATTTTCTTGCTGGGCGATGCCGACCAGTTGCCGCCTGTCGATGCGGGCGCCGTACTCGGTGACTTGCTTGGTGTAAAACTCAATTCGACCGTAATGTTGACGGTTTCCAGAAGGTTTAACAAGAATTCTGAAATCGGTCAATTGGCTTCGCTCGAAAATGTGGAAAATCGTTTTGCCTTCAAGCCGATTTCTTCGTGGAATCCTGGCGACGCACAAAATGCCGTGCAATTGCTGGCTACTTCGTCAGAAATCAACCGCGCTGAAATCGATAGCTTGCTTAAGAAATGGTTTGAGCAATACATGCTCGACTTTGCAACCTTGGCAAGTCAAATCGACCCGAAAAGGGAATGCTCTCCGCAAGATGAGGAATCTCTGTTGCGTCAGAAAGTTTGGGATATCTGCACGCATTCGAAAATCCTTTCGGCAGAAAGGCAGGGCGTTATCGGGACTGATTCAATCAACCAGTATATAGAGCAGTTCGTAGAAAAGCAGACCTTTGAAAAATATCGTGGGAAAAAGGTTTGCAAAATGCTCATGTTGGTCAAGAACCAGAAAACGTTCCGGCTTTATAATGGCGATATGTGCGTTCTCTGTTATGACAAGTTCGGCGAAAGTTATGTGATGTTCAAGAAGGGCAACGACTTTGTCTTTTATCCGACATACCTGTTCCCAAAAGATGTCTTTGAGCTGGCATACGCTTCGACGGTGCATAAGGCACAAGGTTCTGAATACGATCATGTGCTGATGTTCTTGCCAACCCGCCCGGGGCATCCCTTGCTGAATCGTCAGATTCTTTACACCGGAATCACCCGCGCCAAACAGTCCGTGACCATCATCGCCACTCCCGAAACCTTCAAGTCGGCCTGTGAAACGGTCATTGAGCGCGACACCGGTATCGAGCTGTAA
- a CDS encoding TIGR02147 family protein, with protein sequence MPEVLDYLEYREFLKDWFVETKKGSPFTSYRYLGQKTGVDPAWLVRVFQKEGHLNEGTLPAFIRICGLDDRRAEYFKTLYRFNKTKAKQTLSELYYRLMELRSMETRILSTPELSYFGSWACAALRALIGITKDTSDIGKLGKSLNPAISQDEARSALGILKQLGLVVPDGNGGWNITDQIISTGGEVKSQAVRDFHRHTIELAQESIDRHKPEERDISSVVFTADESDLPEIRHRIEEFRRGLLQFARKSERADRVYALNIAMFPLSDKVDDPDTGAAPQNKGV encoded by the coding sequence ATGCCCGAAGTATTAGACTATTTGGAATACCGCGAGTTCCTGAAGGATTGGTTTGTCGAAACCAAGAAAGGCAGCCCCTTCACCTCGTACCGCTATCTTGGCCAGAAGACCGGTGTAGACCCGGCCTGGCTTGTGCGCGTGTTCCAGAAAGAAGGGCATTTGAACGAAGGCACGCTCCCGGCATTTATCCGTATTTGCGGACTTGATGATCGCCGTGCCGAATATTTCAAGACTTTATACCGTTTCAACAAGACCAAAGCCAAGCAGACTCTTTCGGAACTGTACTATCGACTCATGGAATTGCGTTCCATGGAAACCCGAATCCTGTCGACGCCGGAACTTTCGTATTTCGGCAGCTGGGCTTGTGCCGCTCTCCGCGCCTTGATTGGCATTACCAAGGATACTAGCGATATCGGCAAGCTCGGCAAGAGCTTGAATCCTGCCATTTCTCAGGACGAAGCACGCTCTGCCCTTGGCATTTTAAAGCAGCTTGGCCTTGTCGTGCCCGATGGCAACGGCGGTTGGAACATTACCGATCAGATTATTAGTACGGGTGGCGAAGTCAAGAGCCAGGCGGTTCGCGACTTCCACAGGCATACAATTGAACTTGCTCAGGAATCGATTGATCGTCACAAACCCGAAGAACGCGATATTTCTTCTGTCGTGTTTACTGCCGATGAATCTGATTTACCTGAAATCCGTCACCGTATCGAAGAATTCCGTAGAGGTTTGCTGCAGTTTGCCCGCAAGAGTGAACGCGCTGACCGTGTGTATGCTTTAAATATTGCGATGTTCCCTTTGTCTGACAAGGTGGACGACCCCGATACCGGAGCCGCTCCGCAAAACAAGGGGGTGTAA